A genomic segment from candidate division KSB1 bacterium encodes:
- a CDS encoding DinB family protein — MINRTKWIERKFEFHDPVGVFPCILARLRGTPVRIGEITRDLPPGILVIRAADSWSIQENVGHLLDLEELGEKRLADFLSNADVLTPADMTNTKTHGGNHNSGSMKDLLQKFRDARQDLVSKLADLSGEQVAISILHPRINKPMRIIDWAFFMAEHDDNHVARIIELAKILQRGNNASLCEHPE; from the coding sequence ATGATAAACAGAACTAAATGGATCGAAAGAAAATTTGAATTTCATGATCCGGTCGGAGTCTTTCCCTGTATTTTGGCACGCCTGCGTGGAACCCCGGTTCGAATAGGCGAAATCACCCGAGATTTACCGCCGGGCATTCTTGTCATTAGAGCGGCTGACAGTTGGTCTATTCAGGAAAATGTCGGTCACTTGCTGGATCTGGAAGAACTGGGTGAAAAAAGACTGGCCGATTTTTTGTCAAATGCAGATGTTCTCACTCCGGCGGATATGACAAATACAAAAACCCACGGTGGGAATCATAACTCCGGTTCTATGAAGGATCTCCTGCAAAAATTCAGAGATGCCCGGCAAGACCTGGTTTCCAAACTGGCAGACCTTAGCGGAGAACAAGTGGCTATCTCTATTTTGCATCCCCGCATCAATAAACCCATGCGTATCATCGATTGGGCGTTTTTTATGGCAGAGCACGACGATAACCATGTGGCGAGAATTATCGAATTAGCGAAGATTTTGCAAAGGGGTAATAATGCTTCTTTATGCGAGCATCCTGAGTAG
- a CDS encoding DUF433 domain-containing protein — protein sequence MVKSIARITINPDIMVGKPTIRGMRITVEQILRALAGGISEKELLEEYPELEKEDFQAVYSYVADLVDEEQVFPVESST from the coding sequence ATGGTGAAATCAATAGCGCGAATAACCATTAATCCGGATATAATGGTTGGAAAACCAACTATAAGAGGAATGAGAATCACTGTTGAACAAATATTACGCGCTTTAGCTGGCGGTATTTCTGAAAAGGAATTATTAGAAGAATATCCGGAATTAGAAAAAGAAGACTTTCAAGCTGTTTATTCGTATGTTGCAGACTTGGTTGATGAAGAACAGGTATTTCCTGTAGAATCTTCAACATAA